The Chryseobacterium indologenes genomic sequence TCCAAATTTCCAGGTGATTCCGTAAGGGTGAATATAACGCAAAAAAAGGAAGTGTTCCAATGTAGGAAAGAGTAACCCCCATATTAATATAAAACATCCTGTTTCTTCCAAAGTTGAGAATGTTTTGTGAAGTAATTTGCTTGTAATACTCCATCACGATCAGAAGCATTAATATCAGACAACCAAATGTGTAGTTAAAAGCAAATATAATTTTACTTCCCGTAAAATATAATTCATTAGGGATGAATGACAAAAGATATAGCAAGGATAATGTCAGAAAAAGTTTTGGGCGGCCAAAAGATTTTGCTGTGTAAAGCCAATAGAAAAAAATAAATTGGACAGGCATTACGAAGTAATTGTAATACTTTGCTTTTGAAAAATATATAAAATTACCCCATCGGCCAAATGCTTCACAAAGAAAAATGAGAATCAGATAGAACACGAAAAATTTCCAATATTGTTTTTTAACGGTGTTGTAATATAAAAGAGCTACCACTGCGGCAAGCCCTTCAAACCAAAGCATGCTTTTGCTCACAAATTCTTGGAAATCATTCATGTTATCTAAATAATGTTTTATTAAAATAGTTCACCTCTGGAAGTGTATGGCGGAATAATCTGGCCATTATTTTCTCCTATTATATCATCTTCTATTTTTATACTACGTGCATTGAGTGCCAAAGCTTCTGAATCATGATCTTCTGACCTGAAGTCAAAATGGTCAGTTTCACCATTTTCATTGGTCTTTTTTAAAGTAGGAATTAAAACAAGTGTATGTCTTTCTGCATATTCCTGAGGTACAGGATGAGATTCCATGATGTCCCAATTTTTGTGTTCGGGATACGCAGCATAGTAGAATCTGATTCCTAAATCATCTTCAGTGACATCAGGATTTGTCTTTGCTGCTTCAGTTTCTATCATTGCAATAAATTTCTTTAGTTTAGGAAGATCAAACCATATGGAATGTGCATCTTCTATTCCTAATGTGTCATTGATGGCAGTCATGTGCTTTTGACGATAATTGTCTATCAAATTTTGAATCAATTTGTTCGACATTCTGCCAGGTTGCAAAGAATCATTCATAGAATCTGTTTTCATAGCTTAGTTGTTTATAATAAGTTAATACGCAAATTTCGTAAAAAATTATATCATAAAGTATAATAATAAATAGGGAATTATACTATTAATTTTACCGTGTTTTTACGGATTGCCAATCATAATATTACAAAAAGACGAAAGTAAATAATTCTATAAAAAATAAAAAACGGAGAAAAATCTCCGTTTACTTTTAGATGCACATGTATTTTCTGGGATCTCTGCAGATATCGCCCGTTGAGCAACATAATCCCCGAGGACACATCATATTGATATCACAACTGATAATCTGGGCTGCGCCCCCTTCGATTTTCTTTAAATCGTTTCTTTTTAACTTTTTCATGTTGATTTTGTTTTAGTTATTAATTTGTTCGGTATGATAAAGATACTCATATTTCACCATCTATAGACAAAATAGGTAAAAATAAGTGCTGTAGGTTTCTCTACAGCACTTACTTACAAAAAATTAATGTATATGAAAAAAAACTATTTTATTTTTCGGTAGGTCTGAAAACCAAACCTGTTTCTACGAAGTAATCCAATGTGATTCTGTCTCCGTCTTTTACATTTCCGGCAAGGATCTCTTTAGAAAGTTTGTTCAGGACTTCCTGCTGGATTACTCTTTTTAAAGGTCTTGCTCCGAAAGCCGGATCATATCCTTTGTCCATCAGATAATCTACAGCATCCTGGGTGAAGGTCATGATAATATTTCGTTTAGCCAATAGATCATTGAATCCTCTCAACTGATACTGAACGATTTTTCCGATTTCTTTTTTTCTTAAAGGCTGGAACAGCACAATCTCATCAATTCTGTTCAGGAATTCCGGGCGTAAGGTCTGTTTCAATAAATCGAATACTTCTTCTTTGGTTTTATCCACAATCTCATCCTGGTTTTCCTCGGTTAAGTTTTCAAAATTCTCTTGGATCAGATGTGAACCTAAATTAGAGGTCATGATGATGATTGAATTTTTAAAATTCACGACACGTCCTTTATTATCGGTCAGACGACCGTCATCCAGCACCTGTAAAAGGGTGTTGAAAACATCAGGATGTGCCTTTTCAATCTCATCAAGAAGCACAACAGAATAAGGTCTTCTTCTTACGGCTTCAGTCAATTGTCCACCTTCATCATATCCTACATATCCCGGAGGCGCTCCGACCAATCTGGAAACACTATGACGCTCTTGGTACTCACTCATATCAATTCTGGTCATATTGTTTTCATCATCGAATAAAAATTCAGCCAGTGCTTTTGCCAGTTCGGTTTTACCCACACCGGTTGTTCCGAGGAACAGGAATGATCCGATAGGTTTCTTATCATCACTCAGCCCGGCTCTGTTTCTTCTGATTGCATCTGCTACTGCCTGGATGGCTTCGTCCTGTCCTACGACTCTGTGGTGAAGCTCAGCCTCTAAATTCAATAATTTATCTCTTTCAGACTGTAATAGTTTTGTAACCGGAATACCTGTCCATTTTGCGATGACTTCAGAAATGTTTTCTGCTGTAACTTCCTCCTTGATCAGTTCATTCTGATGGTTTTGCATTTCAAGCTCCACTTTGGCAAGCTCATCCTCTTTTTCACGCAGTTTCCCATACTGAATTTCTGCAACTTTGGCATAATCTCCTGCTCTGGAAGCTCTTTCTGCTTCATGTTTTAAGGATTCAATCTCTTTTTTTATCTGAGTTAAATCTTCACTTTTCTGTTTTTCTTTCAGCCATTTTGCATTGATCTCATTTCTCTGTTCAGAAATTTTAGCGATATCTTCTTTTAAATGGTCGATTTTAGTCTGGTTACCTTCTCTTGAAATAGCGGCCAATTCAATTTCCAGCTGCATCAACCTTCTGTCTAAAACATCCAGCTCTTCCGGTTTTGAATTGATTTCCATTCTTAATTTTGCGGAAGCCTCATCGATCAGGTCAATGGCTTTATCCGGTAAAAAGCGGTCTGAAATATATCTTTGAGACATTTCCACTGCTGCAATGATTGCCTCATCTTTGATTCTTACTTTGTGGTGGGCTTCATATTTATCTTTGATCCCACGAAGGATCGAAATAGCAGATTCTGTATCGGGCTCTTCCACCATCACTTTCTGGAAACGTCTTTCTAATGCTTTATCTTTTTCGAAATACTTTTGGTACTCGTTCAGGGTAGTAGCTCCGATAGCTCTTAATTCGCCTCTGGCTAAAGCAGGTTTCAGAATGTTTGCCGCATCCATGGCACCTTCACCGCCTCCGGCTCCTACAAGCGTATGGATCTCATCAATGAAAAGGATAATCTGTCCGTCTGATTTGATCACTTCATTGACAACAGATTTTAAACGCTCTTCAAATTCACCTTTGTATTTTGCTCCGGCGATCAAAGCTCCCATGTCTAGCGAGAATAATGTTTTATCCATGAGGTTTTCGGGAACGTCGCCACTGATAATTCTGTGCGCAATTCCTTCAGCAATTGCCGTTTTACCAACACCCGGTTCTCCGATAAGGATAGGGTTGTTTTTAGTTCTTCGGGAAAGGATCTGGAGAACTCTTCTGATCTCCTCATCACGTCCGATCACAGGGTCCAGTTTTCCTTCAGCTGCTAATTCGTTAAAGTTTTTAGCATATTTATTCAAGGATTGATAAGTCTCTTCCGAACTGGCAGAAGTAGCTTTGCTTCCTTTTCTTAATTCTTTGATAGCACCTTCCAGCAGGCTTTTTGTAACGCCCATATCCTTGAGCATTTTAGATACTTCTGAGTTTGTTTCCAAAAGAGATAGCCATAAATGCTCAATGGTTACATATTCATCACCCATTTTCTTGGCGATATTGGGAGCATCCAGTAAAACTTTATTGGCTGATTGTGAAAGATAAATATTTCCCCCTTGTACTTTAGGAAGTTTTTCTAAATTTTCACGGTTTCTTTCTCTCACTAAATTCGCATCTGCTTCAGATTTTTTTAGTAGAAAAGGTGATATATTTTCATCTACCTGAAAAATTCCTTCAAGGAGATGTTGAGGTTCGATACTTTGATTGCCTAATTCCATAGCGACCTGTTGAGCTGCCTGGATGGCTTCTTGTGATTTTACAGTATATTGGTTTAAGTTCATATTTTATATATTTTTGGTAATGATTCGTTTGTAAGTTCAGGTTTAAAATAACATCAAGAAACTAAATTCTGAGGTTCAGTTTCTCAATGCCATCAATTATTTAATCATTTAATCGATGACTGTATCGCAAAAACTGTTCAATTATTAAATTTACAAAAAATATGGACAAAATTTCCGAAATTGGTATATTTAACGTAAAATTAACTTGACAAAATTTCCGATTCTTTAATTTTTTCTCTGAAATCGGTGAACAAATAGTCATACCTGGATGAAATCGTCATCTTAAAAAGCCGAAAAGCCTTTTGAAAACAGCTAACTTTTGAAACTTTCTCTCTTTTACCCTCAAAAAAACAGCATTTTAAATCAGAATAACTACTTTTGCATTTTTACAAATGGAACTTAAAGAAAAACAAAGGAAAATATTAGATGTAGCCGTAGAGCTTTTCAAAGAGAAAGGTTATATGGGAAGCTCTGTAAGAGACCTGGCTACAAAGCTTAATATTAAGGCTGCCTCTTTATATGCACACATCCGTTCAAAGGAAGAAATTCTGGAATGGATCTGTTTTGGCATTGCACAGGAGTTTTTCGATCAGCTTCAGGAAGTAAAAAGTACCGATATCAGTCCGAAAGATAAACTGAACCTTTTTCTGGATAAACACCTTTCTGTTGTTCTTAAAAACCGTGATGTGACCCACATCTATTCCAACGAATGGAAACATCTGGAAGAAAGACTTCCTGAGTTTGTAGAGTTGAGAAAAAACTACCAGCAGGAAGTAGAAGCGCTTATTTCAGAGATTTACCAGGCAGAGGGCTGGGAACTGAAATCTCCCTCCTTCACTACACGATTTATTCTTCATACTTTAAATAATTCTTATTTCTGGTTTAAGAGAAGCAGCGATTCTACCGACGAGATTACAGAGGAAATCAGAAACAAGATTCTTTTTGGTCTGTTAGGCAATCGAAATGCATAATGTATTCGTTCCGGCAAAAGTATTTCTAATAGTATTAGTCCGGCATATATTCTATTTTTAATTATTTAGAATCATTCAAAATATGACGAAAATCATAAAAATTTTGTCAGATAGCAAAATCTTTTTAAATTTACACCTAACAAATGTTAGTTAGTTTTATGGATTTTTCAGTTGAATATCTGGAGCTGGGTCAGTTGAGACAGCTTCAAACCGATCGGTTGATCAATTTGATCAGCTACGTGGGAGAGAAGTCGGAATTTTATAAAAGGAAATTTGATGAATTGGGTATGTCTCCACGGGATATAAGGTCGATTGAGGATATCACTAAACTTCCGATTACGTACAAACAGGATTTGAGGGACCATTATCCTTTCGGGTTATTTGCTGTTCCTAAAAGTGAACTCCAAAGGATTCACTGCTCAAGCGGAACAACAGGAAAGCCAACAGTAGTAGGATATACCAAAGAAGATGTAGATCTTTTCAGCGAAGTCGTTGCCAGATCTTTGAATGCCGCCGGTGCAAGATCGGGAATGCAATTGCATAATGCATATGGCTATGGAATTTTCACAGGAGGTCTTGGCCTTCATTACGGTGCAGAAAAATTAGGAATGAGTGTTCTTCCTATTTCCGGAGGAATGACTGCCAGACAGGTTGATCTGATTATAGACTTTAGGCCTGAAGTCATCTGCTGCTCTCCATCTTATGCACTGACGATAGCAGATGAATTTGCAAAAAGAGGAATATCTGCTGATGAAATCAGTCTTAAGTATGCCGTATTGGGCTCAGAACCATGGACAGAAATCATAAGAAACCATATTGAAGAAAGACTGGGACTGCATGCCACAAATATTTACGGTTTGAGTGAAATAATAGGCCCCGGAGTTTCTATGGAGGACTTTGAAGAAAAAGGAGGCGCTTACATCTGGGAAGATCATTTTTATCCAGAAATTCTGGACCCTGTCACAAAAGAAGCGGTTCCTTTCGGAGAAGAAGGAGTATTGGTCATCACAACATTAACCAAGAAAGCAATGCCGCTTTTACGCTACTGGACAAATGATATTACAAGTCTTTATTATGATGAGAATGCCAAAAGAACAATGGTGAAAATGAGACCTATTGTTGGCAGAGCGGATGATATGCTGATTGTAAGGGGAGTAAATGTGTATCCGAGTCAGATTGAAGATGCTTTTTCACATATAAAAGGCGTGGTTCCCAATTATTATTTGACTCCGATAGAAAAAGAACATATGTGTGTCGCTTTGGATATTGATGTGGAAATTGATGATGAGCTTGTAGATGCTCAAAAAATAAAAGCAAATACCGACGATTATTTTAATTTTGTCGGAAAATTCGGAAAAAACATAGAAAACGAAATCAAGAAAAGAGTAGGGATCACTACAAAAGTGAAAGTCCATGCTCAGGATAGTTTGCCAAAGTGCGAAGGTGGAAAAATTAATAGAATACTAAAAAAATAATGAATTCATTTTATAAACTTAAAACAGTTAAAGTTCAGAAAGATACTCCGGATGCAGTCAGTGTAGCCGTAGAGATTCCTGAAGAACTGAAAGATAAGTTCAGATTCAAACAAGGACAATACCTGAATTTCCGAATGATGATCAACGGAAATGAAGAAAGACGTTCTTACTCAATTTGTAACGCTCCCAGTGAGAAAAGTAACAGACTGGAAGTGTTGGTGAAATTACTGGAAGGCGGAAAGGTATCAGGATATTTCAATGAGCATCTTCATATGGATGAAATGTTAGAAGTAATGCCTCCTATGGGTGGTTTCAATACTTCTTATCATCCTACCAATGTGAAGACGTACATTGGTCTGGCGGCAGGAAGCGGTATTACCCCTGTTTTGTCTAATATTAAAGAAAGCCTTTATCAGGAGCCCGACAGCAATGCTTACCTGTTCTACAGCAACAGAAGTATGAATCATGTTTTGAGAAAAAATGAAATTGATAAACTGGTAGAGCAATTCAACGGTAGACTTAAAGTTGTATACCTTGTAAGCCGCGAGAAACATGAAGATCCTGTTTTTGAAGGAAGGATCTCTCCTGAGAAATTAGATCAGTTGTTTGAAAGGTATACTGATATTGACATCAGAGAAGCCACTTATTTTATTTGCGGGCCTTCAGAAATGATCAAAGGGATTGCGGACTATCTGAAAAAAGATAAGAAAGTACCTGCTATTCAGGTTTTATTTGAATATTTCACGGCTCCTGACGAAGAGAATACGGAGGAAATGAGTGATGAATTCAAGGCTATTGCGAATATTGAAAGTATGGTAACGGTGATTATCGATGATGATGAATATTCGTTCCACCTTAATTCTAAAAAAGAAAGTATCTTAGATAAAGCATTGAAAGACCAGCTTCCCGTTCCTTTTGCATGCAAAGGAGGTGTTTGCTGTACGTGTAAAGCACAGGTTTTGGAAGGAGAAGTTTTCATGGAGAAAAACTATGCGCTTACCGAAGAAGAAGTAGCCAGAGGCTTCGTTCTTACCTGCCAATGTCACCCGACAACGAATGTGGTGATGCTTAATTATGATGTTTAATTTGTAGTAACGATTGAATGTAAATTGTAATCATAACTACATTAATACTTTTTACATTTTACAAAAAAACAAAAAAATGGACCTAGAAAAATTTGTACAATACGTACATGACGAAAATAAAGTAGAACCAAAAGATGTAATGCCTGATGATTACAGAAAGCTGTTGGTTCGTCAGATCTCACAGCATGCCCATTCTGAAATTGTGGGAATGCTGCCCGAGGCCAACTGGATTTCAAGAGCTCCTTCGTTGAGAAGAAAAATGGCGCTTTTGGCAAAAGTTCAGGATGAGGCCGGGCATGGTTTATATCTTTACTCTGCAACA encodes the following:
- the clpB gene encoding ATP-dependent chaperone ClpB, which encodes MNLNQYTVKSQEAIQAAQQVAMELGNQSIEPQHLLEGIFQVDENISPFLLKKSEADANLVRERNRENLEKLPKVQGGNIYLSQSANKVLLDAPNIAKKMGDEYVTIEHLWLSLLETNSEVSKMLKDMGVTKSLLEGAIKELRKGSKATSASSEETYQSLNKYAKNFNELAAEGKLDPVIGRDEEIRRVLQILSRRTKNNPILIGEPGVGKTAIAEGIAHRIISGDVPENLMDKTLFSLDMGALIAGAKYKGEFEERLKSVVNEVIKSDGQIILFIDEIHTLVGAGGGEGAMDAANILKPALARGELRAIGATTLNEYQKYFEKDKALERRFQKVMVEEPDTESAISILRGIKDKYEAHHKVRIKDEAIIAAVEMSQRYISDRFLPDKAIDLIDEASAKLRMEINSKPEELDVLDRRLMQLEIELAAISREGNQTKIDHLKEDIAKISEQRNEINAKWLKEKQKSEDLTQIKKEIESLKHEAERASRAGDYAKVAEIQYGKLREKEDELAKVELEMQNHQNELIKEEVTAENISEVIAKWTGIPVTKLLQSERDKLLNLEAELHHRVVGQDEAIQAVADAIRRNRAGLSDDKKPIGSFLFLGTTGVGKTELAKALAEFLFDDENNMTRIDMSEYQERHSVSRLVGAPPGYVGYDEGGQLTEAVRRRPYSVVLLDEIEKAHPDVFNTLLQVLDDGRLTDNKGRVVNFKNSIIIMTSNLGSHLIQENFENLTEENQDEIVDKTKEEVFDLLKQTLRPEFLNRIDEIVLFQPLRKKEIGKIVQYQLRGFNDLLAKRNIIMTFTQDAVDYLMDKGYDPAFGARPLKRVIQQEVLNKLSKEILAGNVKDGDRITLDYFVETGLVFRPTEK
- a CDS encoding TetR/AcrR family transcriptional regulator, yielding MELKEKQRKILDVAVELFKEKGYMGSSVRDLATKLNIKAASLYAHIRSKEEILEWICFGIAQEFFDQLQEVKSTDISPKDKLNLFLDKHLSVVLKNRDVTHIYSNEWKHLEERLPEFVELRKNYQQEVEALISEIYQAEGWELKSPSFTTRFILHTLNNSYFWFKRSSDSTDEITEEIRNKILFGLLGNRNA
- a CDS encoding phenylacetate--CoA ligase, which codes for MDFSVEYLELGQLRQLQTDRLINLISYVGEKSEFYKRKFDELGMSPRDIRSIEDITKLPITYKQDLRDHYPFGLFAVPKSELQRIHCSSGTTGKPTVVGYTKEDVDLFSEVVARSLNAAGARSGMQLHNAYGYGIFTGGLGLHYGAEKLGMSVLPISGGMTARQVDLIIDFRPEVICCSPSYALTIADEFAKRGISADEISLKYAVLGSEPWTEIIRNHIEERLGLHATNIYGLSEIIGPGVSMEDFEEKGGAYIWEDHFYPEILDPVTKEAVPFGEEGVLVITTLTKKAMPLLRYWTNDITSLYYDENAKRTMVKMRPIVGRADDMLIVRGVNVYPSQIEDAFSHIKGVVPNYYLTPIEKEHMCVALDIDVEIDDELVDAQKIKANTDDYFNFVGKFGKNIENEIKKRVGITTKVKVHAQDSLPKCEGGKINRILKK
- a CDS encoding 2Fe-2S iron-sulfur cluster binding domain-containing protein; amino-acid sequence: MNSFYKLKTVKVQKDTPDAVSVAVEIPEELKDKFRFKQGQYLNFRMMINGNEERRSYSICNAPSEKSNRLEVLVKLLEGGKVSGYFNEHLHMDEMLEVMPPMGGFNTSYHPTNVKTYIGLAAGSGITPVLSNIKESLYQEPDSNAYLFYSNRSMNHVLRKNEIDKLVEQFNGRLKVVYLVSREKHEDPVFEGRISPEKLDQLFERYTDIDIREATYFICGPSEMIKGIADYLKKDKKVPAIQVLFEYFTAPDEENTEEMSDEFKAIANIESMVTVIIDDDEYSFHLNSKKESILDKALKDQLPVPFACKGGVCCTCKAQVLEGEVFMEKNYALTEEEVARGFVLTCQCHPTTNVVMLNYDV